The Candidatus Beckwithbacteria bacterium genome has a window encoding:
- a CDS encoding glycosyl hydrolase family 18 protein, with amino-acid sequence MKRKSVLIFLILIAVIFAGYLTIYNYFLPKISGEKVSLVNIVIPRREVVGFLPYWLVSRAQNDYSKYITTLTYFSLTVAGDGTIQKYTNPGESEPGYLALTSGKIDPFINSAKEKKVKLSLAVFSVDDETINNLLADPEASAKNLVEAVTPIMENYGFTDLNLDIEQTQDASPAARVKFTRFVQAVKSNLDPKKVKSLSIDITAFAFVKETNLSDPAILASLVDKVILMAYDYHYIGSYVTGPVAPGEGAGVVSEFDTQAAVEAALKIMPAKKLILGIPLYGYGWEAIGNVPRSAIIPGTGFIISNVRAETLLADCATCSAQFDQIDKESHFIYEDQTTKTYYQIFYPDKAAIQYKTELAKQNSLGGIALWALGYEGETILEPLSAYHN; translated from the coding sequence ATGAAGCGAAAAAGCGTCTTAATCTTTCTAATTTTAATCGCCGTAATTTTTGCCGGATATCTGACAATTTATAATTACTTCCTGCCAAAAATCTCCGGCGAAAAAGTCTCATTGGTTAATATTGTCATTCCCCGTCGGGAAGTTGTCGGTTTCCTGCCTTATTGGTTGGTCAGCCGGGCCCAAAACGATTACTCAAAATATATTACTACGTTGACCTATTTTAGCTTGACCGTTGCCGGTGACGGGACCATTCAAAAATATACCAATCCCGGAGAAAGTGAACCCGGCTATTTAGCCCTCACCAGCGGCAAAATTGACCCTTTCATTAATAGCGCCAAAGAAAAAAAAGTTAAGCTTTCGTTGGCTGTCTTCAGCGTTGATGACGAAACCATAAATAATCTGCTGGCTGATCCGGAAGCCAGCGCTAAAAATTTAGTCGAAGCAGTTACTCCCATAATGGAGAATTATGGTTTTACTGATTTAAATTTAGACATTGAACAGACTCAAGATGCCTCTCCTGCAGCCCGGGTAAAATTTACCCGTTTTGTTCAAGCAGTCAAAAGCAACCTCGATCCTAAAAAAGTAAAAAGCCTGTCTATTGATATTACTGCCTTTGCTTTTGTCAAAGAAACAAACCTTTCCGATCCGGCTATCCTGGCTTCGCTGGTTGATAAAGTAATTCTCATGGCTTATGACTATCACTACATCGGTTCTTATGTCACCGGACCGGTGGCTCCGGGAGAGGGGGCAGGAGTGGTTTCCGAATTCGACACTCAAGCTGCAGTTGAGGCGGCTCTTAAAATAATGCCTGCCAAAAAACTTATTTTAGGCATTCCTCTTTATGGCTACGGCTGGGAAGCCATCGGCAATGTTCCCCGCTCGGCAATTATTCCGGGAACAGGCTTTATTATCAGCAATGTCCGGGCGGAGACTTTGTTGGCAGACTGTGCTACTTGCAGTGCCCAGTTTGACCAAATTGATAAAGAAAGCCACTTTATTTATGAGGACCAGACAACTAAAACTTATTACCAAATTTTTTATCCGGATAAAGCGGCCATCCAGTATAAAACTGAGTTAGCCAAACAAAATTCCCTTGGCGGCATTGCTCTTTGGGCTTTAGGGTACGAGGGAGAAACTATTTTAGAACCCCTTTCCGCGTATCATAATTGA
- a CDS encoding polysaccharide deacetylase family protein, translating into MKRTLIFILLLVIAGGILGVVKYFSQRKTDFQAATAHQPKIPFQKLIKESETVKVPILIYHYVEYVKDEGDTIRKSLNITPNIFEKQIQTLLDNSYSFIFIDELADYLDGKVKLAPKPIILTFDDGYEDFYTVVLPILTKHNVKATVYIVPGFLDKLNAMTSKQIQEVANSGLVEIASHTVHHINLKYESAKIAEAEIIDSKNKLEQLIAKRVNNFAYPYGGFNEETIKLLKEAGYRTAVTDTNGSYQSEVNRYYLYRLRPGAKTGKELIDWLESLEK; encoded by the coding sequence ATGAAGAGGACCTTAATATTTATTTTATTACTAGTAATCGCTGGGGGGATTTTGGGGGTAGTAAAATATTTCTCTCAGCGTAAGACTGATTTCCAAGCCGCAACTGCACATCAACCAAAAATCCCCTTTCAAAAACTAATCAAGGAGTCAGAAACGGTAAAAGTGCCGATCCTCATTTATCATTACGTGGAATATGTCAAAGATGAAGGAGACACAATCAGAAAAAGCCTGAACATCACGCCGAATATTTTTGAAAAACAAATTCAGACACTTTTAGATAATTCTTATTCTTTCATTTTTATCGATGAGCTGGCGGATTATCTGGATGGCAAGGTCAAATTAGCGCCAAAACCGATTATTTTAACTTTTGATGACGGCTATGAAGACTTTTATACCGTGGTTTTGCCAATATTAACAAAACATAACGTCAAGGCGACGGTTTATATTGTGCCGGGATTTTTGGACAAACTAAATGCGATGACGAGTAAACAAATTCAGGAAGTAGCTAACAGCGGCCTGGTGGAAATTGCCTCGCACACAGTTCATCATATCAATCTTAAATATGAGTCGGCTAAAATAGCCGAAGCAGAAATTATCGACAGTAAAAACAAACTGGAACAGCTAATTGCCAAAAGGGTGAATAATTTTGCTTACCCTTACGGCGGTTTTAATGAAGAAACAATCAAATTGCTTAAGGAAGCGGGGTACCGAACGGCGGTGACGGATACAAACGGCAGTTACCAATCTGAAGTTAATCGCTATTATCTTTATCGTCTGCGTCCAGGAGCCAAAACCGGCAAAGAGTTAATCGACTGGTTGGAGAGTTTGGAAAAATAA
- a CDS encoding ABC transporter ATP-binding protein has product MKNIRKIIALSKPLYRLTLLLSLLVLVMSVLQQVQPFFIKFIVDNIQKEITTHNGNLQTVSLLMLGLLVVNLLSSLLDSLSMRFGDYINSRLRRFLTEKFYSHVFTLPQKYFDSEISGKILNQLIRGIQSIQDFMGMFTNFVLPAIFQSIFTVGILFYYSRPIGLLAFLIFPAYILMSNYSTKKWGKEEVKKNRLEDIARGRISEVISNIRLVRGFMAQALEWKLVSKILAKVNEIYDRQSTTYHIINFIREFSLELVLVLISLITFSQTFTGKLTLGEMVLILQLINLMRRPLFAMSFILERIQAAESGSKEYFEVMDLESEEKLNLLPLPPVKIIKPPSLRFDKVSFRYSADGQEVLHNLSFSTPGRQTIALVGHSGAGKSTIINLVLKFYQPASGEIYLNNQPYSRLTHQQIRSHISLVFQDNELFSTTVRENVSYGLTKASDEAIISALKKANAYDFVRQLPGKLDAEIGERGVKLSGGQKQRIQIARAIMRNSPILILDEATSNLDSQSESTIQSALENLMKDKLVIIIAHRFSTIQAADQILVIDEGKLVNVGTPGELAQKPGVYSELLRYQIAGNQKLLAKYDLH; this is encoded by the coding sequence ATGAAGAACATCCGCAAAATTATCGCCTTATCCAAACCTTTGTATCGGCTGACTTTGCTTTTAAGCTTGTTGGTTTTAGTGATGTCTGTTTTGCAGCAGGTCCAACCGTTTTTTATAAAATTTATCGTTGATAACATTCAAAAAGAGATTACTACCCATAACGGCAATCTTCAAACCGTCAGCCTGTTAATGTTGGGCTTATTGGTAGTTAATCTTTTATCTTCCCTGCTTGATTCCTTAAGTATGCGTTTTGGCGACTACATTAACAGTCGTTTGCGCCGTTTTTTAACCGAAAAATTTTACTCGCACGTTTTTACCCTGCCCCAAAAATATTTTGACTCGGAGATTTCCGGAAAAATCTTAAATCAACTTATCCGCGGCATCCAATCCATTCAGGATTTTATGGGGATGTTCACCAACTTTGTTTTGCCGGCCATTTTCCAAAGCATTTTTACCGTCGGGATTCTGTTTTATTACAGCCGGCCGATCGGCTTGCTCGCCTTTCTGATTTTTCCTGCCTATATCTTAATGAGTAATTACTCGACCAAAAAATGGGGCAAAGAAGAAGTTAAAAAAAACCGACTGGAAGATATTGCCCGCGGCCGCATCAGCGAAGTCATCAGCAATATTCGTTTGGTCCGGGGTTTTATGGCCCAGGCGCTGGAATGGAAATTAGTTTCCAAAATCCTGGCCAAAGTTAACGAAATTTATGACCGTCAATCCACTACTTATCACATCATTAATTTTATCCGTGAATTTAGCCTCGAGCTGGTTTTAGTCCTAATTTCTCTGATTACTTTCAGCCAAACTTTTACCGGCAAATTAACTTTAGGCGAAATGGTTTTGATTTTACAGTTGATTAACCTGATGCGCCGGCCGTTGTTTGCGATGAGTTTTATTTTGGAAAGAATTCAGGCGGCGGAAAGCGGTTCTAAGGAATATTTTGAAGTTATGGATTTAGAGTCAGAAGAAAAATTAAATCTGTTGCCTTTGCCGCCGGTCAAAATTATTAAACCCCCCAGCCTGCGTTTTGATAAAGTTTCTTTTCGCTACTCGGCTGACGGTCAGGAAGTTTTGCACAATTTAAGTTTTTCGACTCCCGGCCGTCAAACTATTGCCTTAGTCGGTCACTCCGGCGCCGGCAAATCCACCATTATCAACTTGGTTTTAAAATTTTATCAGCCGGCTTCCGGCGAGATTTATTTAAACAATCAACCTTACAGCCGATTGACCCACCAACAGATCCGTAGCCATATTTCTCTGGTGTTCCAGGATAATGAATTGTTTTCTACCACTGTCCGGGAAAACGTCAGCTATGGACTGACTAAAGCCTCAGATGAAGCGATTATTTCTGCTTTAAAAAAAGCCAATGCCTATGATTTTGTGAGGCAATTGCCAGGCAAATTAGATGCCGAAATCGGCGAACGGGGAGTTAAGCTTTCCGGCGGCCAAAAACAGCGGATTCAAATCGCCCGGGCGATTATGCGCAACTCACCGATTTTAATTTTGGACGAAGCTACCAGCAACCTTGATTCTCAGTCTGAAAGCACAATTCAATCTGCTCTGGAAAATTTAATGAAAGATAAATTAGTGATTATTATTGCCCACCGCTTCTCCACCATTCAGGCCGCCGACCAAATTTTGGTGATTGATGAAGGGAAATTGGTTAATGTTGGCACTCCGGGTGAATTAGCCCAAAAACCCGGGGTTTATTCCGAACTCTTGCGCTACCAAATTGCCGGTAACCAAAAACTTCTCGCCAAATACGATTTACACTGA
- a CDS encoding YbhB/YbcL family Raf kinase inhibitor-like protein, with product MKSLKLIIFILVLGLVGSIIVLSQKKGVKMQIFSSAFENGETIPSKYSCDGDNVGPPLTFANVPETTKSLALIVDDPDAPSGTWIHWLIWNIDPKTTTLAENSVPAGAVQGTASSGQAKYGGPCPPSGEHRYFFKLYALDSRLNLISSARIEELEAAIKGHVLTQAQIMGRYGRE from the coding sequence ATGAAATCTCTAAAATTAATTATTTTTATTTTAGTTTTGGGGCTTGTTGGCAGTATAATTGTATTGAGCCAGAAAAAAGGGGTAAAGATGCAAATATTCAGTTCCGCTTTTGAAAACGGGGAAACAATACCGAGCAAATATAGCTGTGATGGTGACAATGTTGGCCCGCCGTTAACTTTTGCGAACGTACCGGAAACAACTAAATCACTGGCGTTAATTGTTGATGATCCGGATGCGCCGTCAGGAACCTGGATTCATTGGTTAATTTGGAATATTGACCCGAAAACAACAACGTTAGCAGAAAATTCCGTACCGGCAGGCGCAGTTCAGGGAACCGCCAGTTCCGGACAAGCCAAATACGGCGGGCCGTGTCCGCCATCAGGCGAGCATCGCTATTTTTTCAAACTTTATGCCTTGGACAGCAGACTCAATCTAATTAGTTCGGCAAGAATTGAAGAGTTGGAAGCGGCAATAAAGGGGCATGTTTTAACCCAAGCCCAAATTATGGGCCGCTACGGACGAGAATAA
- a CDS encoding DUF5666 domain-containing protein, producing the protein MNKNLIITLLLVVIVGVGGFVGGIKYQQGKQPIFNRQLGNGQGGGSPRRSLGGGGPVNGDIIASTDKSITVKLTDGSSKIILFSASTTINKASEATTADLTVGQKVAVFGTTNADGSVTAQNIQLNPVYSRP; encoded by the coding sequence ATGAATAAAAACTTAATTATTACTCTTTTATTAGTGGTGATTGTTGGTGTCGGTGGCTTTGTTGGTGGCATAAAATATCAGCAAGGAAAACAGCCTATCTTTAATCGACAACTGGGAAATGGTCAGGGGGGAGGCTCGCCCCGCCGTAGCCTTGGCGGAGGAGGGCCGGTTAATGGCGATATTATTGCCAGTACTGACAAATCCATCACCGTTAAATTGACTGATGGCAGCAGCAAAATCATTCTCTTTTCTGCTAGCACGACTATCAATAAAGCCAGTGAAGCGACCACTGCTGATTTAACTGTTGGACAAAAGGTCGCTGTTTTTGGCACTACTAATGCCGATGGCAGTGTGACCGCTCAAAATATCCAGTTAAATCCAGTTTATTCTCGTCCGTAG
- a CDS encoding ABC transporter permease, whose protein sequence is MDFTQLFLESLTTLTVNKLRTGLAILGIVIGIGSVIALVSLGRASQQAVQSQIQALGTNLLTVSPGAQRSGAVRGAGGGSTTLTNDDAAAITNSPQITTVKNVSAEFSRRSQVTTGANNTNTQVVGATPVYTDVHKVTLSSGNFISQRDVDTLGKVAVVGPQVVSDLFGDNPEPVEGQTLRISGQTFTIIGETTSKGGSGFQNQDDIIYVPLSTAQKELFGVNYLSSIAVEAINADVMTDAQNQIGYLLLARHKFNDPIQADFSIFSQQDILNTASSITSTFTGMLSGIAAISLLVGGIGIMNIMLVTVTERTREIGLRKALGAKKKTVVAQFLIESIILTITGGIFGMILGIIISLIISKLINLPFTMSASSIIMAIGVSGAIGIIFGWYPARKAANLQPIEALRYE, encoded by the coding sequence ATGGACTTTACTCAACTATTCTTAGAAAGTTTAACCACCCTGACTGTCAATAAACTGCGGACGGGTTTGGCCATACTGGGCATAGTGATCGGTATCGGCAGCGTCATTGCCTTGGTGTCTTTAGGCCGGGCCAGCCAGCAAGCGGTTCAATCCCAAATTCAAGCCTTAGGCACTAATTTATTAACAGTTAGTCCTGGGGCCCAAAGAAGCGGTGCCGTTAGGGGAGCCGGTGGTGGTTCAACAACTTTAACTAATGATGATGCCGCGGCCATTACCAACTCTCCTCAAATTACTACCGTTAAAAATGTTTCAGCGGAATTTTCCCGAAGAAGTCAGGTAACGACTGGGGCTAATAACACCAATACTCAGGTAGTTGGAGCCACGCCTGTTTATACCGATGTTCATAAAGTCACTCTCTCTTCCGGGAACTTTATTAGCCAGAGAGATGTGGATACCTTGGGTAAGGTAGCGGTGGTTGGTCCCCAGGTGGTGAGCGATTTATTTGGCGATAATCCTGAGCCCGTCGAAGGACAAACCCTTCGGATCAGTGGTCAAACTTTTACTATTATTGGCGAGACTACTTCCAAAGGCGGCAGCGGATTTCAAAATCAGGACGACATTATTTACGTGCCCTTGTCGACTGCCCAAAAAGAACTTTTTGGCGTTAACTACCTTAGTTCAATTGCCGTTGAAGCCATCAACGCTGACGTTATGACTGATGCCCAAAATCAAATCGGTTATTTATTATTAGCCCGGCATAAATTTAATGATCCGATTCAAGCCGACTTTTCTATCTTTTCCCAACAGGACATTTTAAATACTGCCTCCTCAATTACCAGCACTTTTACCGGTATGCTTTCCGGCATTGCCGCCATTTCTTTATTGGTCGGCGGCATCGGCATTATGAATATTATGCTGGTTACGGTGACGGAAAGAACCCGGGAAATTGGTTTAAGAAAAGCCCTGGGGGCGAAGAAAAAGACTGTTGTTGCCCAATTTTTAATCGAATCAATCATTTTAACCATTACCGGTGGAATTTTTGGCATGATTTTAGGCATTATTATCTCTTTAATTATTTCCAAATTAATTAATTTACCTTTTACCATGTCTGCCTCATCAATTATTATGGCCATCGGCGTGTCCGGAGCCATTGGGATTATTTTTGGTTGGTATCCTGCCCGAAAAGCCGCCAATCTCCAACCCATCGAAGCCTTAAGATATGAATAA
- a CDS encoding ABC transporter ATP-binding protein, whose product MSLRPIIQTSHLTKIYQIDTLETIAISDVSFRINQGEFVAIMGPSGSGKSTLMHILGALDKPTSGEYLLDGVSVNKLSDDELADIRNQKIGFVFQAFNLLPRTTALKNVMLPMMYAGIDKTKRQQEAEKYLQLVGLGDRLNHTSNQLSGGQQQRVAIARALVLDPSMILADEPTGNIASNQAEEIMAIFQKLNNAGHTIVMITHEPDIAEHSKRIIQIRDGKIIKDSLNKQVKLKQ is encoded by the coding sequence ATGAGTCTCCGTCCGATTATTCAAACCAGCCATCTGACCAAAATTTATCAGATTGATACTCTCGAAACGATTGCTATTTCCGATGTTTCTTTTCGCATTAATCAAGGCGAATTTGTGGCGATCATGGGTCCTTCCGGTTCCGGTAAATCCACTTTGATGCATATTTTGGGTGCTCTTGATAAACCTACCAGTGGTGAGTATCTTCTTGACGGAGTGAGTGTAAATAAGCTTTCTGACGACGAATTGGCCGATATCCGCAATCAGAAAATTGGTTTTGTTTTTCAGGCTTTTAATCTTTTACCCCGCACCACGGCTTTGAAAAATGTGATGTTGCCGATGATGTATGCCGGGATTGATAAAACCAAACGTCAACAAGAGGCGGAAAAATATCTCCAGCTGGTTGGTTTAGGCGATCGTTTAAACCACACCTCCAATCAACTATCCGGCGGCCAGCAGCAGCGGGTAGCCATCGCCCGTGCCTTAGTGCTAGATCCGTCCATGATTTTAGCCGATGAGCCGACCGGGAACATTGCTTCTAATCAAGCCGAAGAAATTATGGCCATTTTTCAAAAATTAAATAATGCCGGGCATACGATTGTCATGATTACCCATGAGCCGGATATCGCGGAACATTCAAAAAGAATTATCCAAATCCGTGACGGAAAAATTATCAAAGACAGTCTTAATAAACAAGTTAAATTAAAACAATAA
- a CDS encoding HlyD family efflux transporter periplasmic adaptor subunit, which yields MKPIKTLFANFILWVKKHKKISAVGLIIIIVLVIILSRTLSNKPKVQYQTASVEKNTLVVSVAASGQVSTNNSASVTTQTSGVVSQIYVQNGQTVKSGDPIAQVDLDMDGKQRAAQALASYQSAKNSLESAKYTLYSVQSDMLGKWDTFKELAESDTYKDTTSGNRNLPEFYIPQDDWLAAEAKYKNQQNVIAQAQTSVNSAWAAYQQSSPTIYAPISGVISGLSLQVGSVLTAQTSSTGSSTSQRIANIKTQAAPAVTVNLTQIDVPNVQPGNLATITLDAFPGKTYTGKVVSIDTTGIVSSGVTSYPAVIKLDLGADEIFPNMTGQANIITQTKNDILLIPSAAVHSQNGQTYVQIMKNNQVSQVAVVTGLSSSTQTEITSGLSEGDTVVISTTNSTTSRTQTTTSPFSLGGNRGFGGR from the coding sequence ATGAAGCCAATTAAAACTTTATTTGCCAACTTCATTCTTTGGGTAAAAAAACATAAAAAAATTTCCGCTGTTGGCTTAATCATTATCATCGTTTTAGTGATTATTCTTTCTCGGACTCTTTCCAACAAACCCAAAGTTCAATATCAAACCGCTTCGGTTGAAAAAAATACATTGGTTGTTTCCGTGGCTGCTTCCGGACAAGTTTCTACTAACAATAGTGCCTCAGTTACCACCCAAACATCTGGAGTTGTCAGTCAGATCTATGTTCAAAACGGCCAGACAGTCAAGTCCGGTGATCCGATTGCCCAGGTTGATCTGGATATGGACGGGAAACAGCGGGCGGCTCAGGCTTTAGCTTCCTATCAAAGTGCCAAAAATAGTCTTGAGTCCGCTAAATACACTCTTTACAGTGTTCAGTCAGATATGTTGGGCAAATGGGATACTTTTAAAGAATTAGCCGAGAGTGATACTTATAAAGACACGACTTCGGGTAACCGCAACCTGCCGGAATTTTATATTCCCCAGGATGACTGGCTGGCCGCTGAAGCCAAGTATAAAAATCAGCAAAACGTGATTGCTCAGGCGCAAACCTCTGTTAATAGCGCTTGGGCAGCCTATCAACAATCTTCCCCGACAATTTATGCCCCGATTTCCGGTGTTATTAGCGGTCTTTCGCTTCAGGTCGGTTCGGTTTTGACTGCGCAAACCAGTTCTACTGGTAGCTCTACGTCTCAAAGAATCGCCAACATTAAAACCCAAGCCGCACCGGCAGTCACCGTTAATCTTACTCAAATTGATGTTCCCAACGTCCAACCGGGAAATTTAGCGACAATAACCCTAGATGCTTTCCCGGGAAAAACCTATACCGGCAAAGTTGTCAGTATTGATACTACCGGTATTGTCAGTTCTGGCGTCACCTCTTATCCGGCGGTCATCAAGCTCGATCTTGGCGCGGACGAGATTTTCCCTAATATGACCGGTCAAGCCAATATCATCACCCAGACAAAAAATGACATTCTATTGATTCCTTCGGCTGCGGTTCATAGCCAAAACGGCCAGACGTATGTTCAGATAATGAAAAATAATCAGGTCAGCCAAGTTGCTGTGGTCACCGGTTTATCATCCAGTACTCAGACAGAAATCACTTCCGGTTTGTCTGAAGGCGACACGGTTGTTATTAGTACTACCAATTCCACTACCAGCCGGACTCAAACCACTACTTCCCCTTTTAGTCTTGGCGGTAATCGGGGATTTGGGGGAAGATGA
- a CDS encoding HAMP domain-containing sensor histidine kinase: MFKQARIKLTVWYLLIIMIVSVFFSVGIYQVITSELNRVERMHRLQLEDRLPNPLPPERFRLDPDLIKETETRLKLFLILINLIILTGSAAAAYFLSGKTLQSIKVMVDEQSRFITDSSHELRTPLTALKSEIEVNLRDKQLNLIGAKKLLLSNLEEVNNLQVLSDNLIKLTQYQKGRNDLIISKISLASIVAPALKKANVSAKNKKIIVINKTKNLNLKGNQSTLVEMLTIFLDNAIKYSPAKSKVTITSLATDGHVLITISDQGIGISQKDIPHLFDRFFRADQSRSKTNISGYGLGLAIAKQIIERHHGSIKVHSRLREGTTFTIKLPISA; this comes from the coding sequence ATGTTTAAACAGGCGCGAATTAAACTAACCGTTTGGTATCTGCTGATCATTATGATTGTCAGTGTTTTTTTTAGTGTCGGAATTTATCAAGTGATTACCTCTGAACTCAATCGAGTCGAACGAATGCATCGCTTACAGCTTGAAGATCGTTTGCCTAACCCGCTGCCGCCGGAAAGATTTAGACTTGATCCCGATCTAATTAAGGAAACTGAAACCAGACTTAAATTATTTTTAATTTTGATTAATCTGATAATTTTAACCGGTTCTGCTGCTGCTGCCTATTTTCTATCCGGAAAAACACTTCAATCAATTAAAGTAATGGTTGATGAGCAAAGTCGTTTTATCACTGACTCTTCCCACGAGCTGCGGACTCCTTTAACCGCTCTTAAGTCAGAAATCGAAGTTAATCTGCGGGACAAACAACTCAATCTAATCGGAGCTAAAAAACTTTTACTTAGCAATCTTGAGGAAGTCAACAATTTACAGGTCCTGTCGGACAATTTAATTAAATTAACTCAATATCAAAAAGGGAGAAACGACTTAATTATTAGTAAAATTTCTCTAGCTTCGATTGTTGCGCCAGCACTGAAAAAAGCAAACGTTTCTGCTAAAAATAAAAAAATTATTGTTATTAACAAAACCAAAAACTTGAACCTAAAGGGTAATCAGTCAACTTTAGTGGAAATGTTGACGATCTTTTTAGATAACGCTATTAAATATAGTCCTGCCAAAAGTAAAGTTACTATTACTAGTTTAGCCACCGACGGTCATGTTTTGATTACTATTAGCGATCAGGGGATCGGTATTAGCCAGAAAGATATTCCTCATCTTTTTGACCGTTTTTTCCGGGCCGATCAATCCCGCAGTAAAACCAATATTTCCGGTTATGGTCTAGGCCTCGCCATTGCCAAGCAAATCATTGAGCGGCATCATGGATCAATTAAGGTTCACAGCCGCCTTAGGGAAGGCACAACTTTTACTATTAAATTACCAATTAGTGCTTAA
- a CDS encoding response regulator transcription factor, protein MRILVVEDEHKIANSIKQGLEQEKYAVDVAYTGTDGFDLASTEDYDMIILDLLLPEINGLEICHRLRQQKIHAPILILTAKGQVSDKVEGLDSGADDYLTKPFAFEELLARIRALIRRPHHSSGTTLSVEDLNLNALTYEVTRGGKSIQLSSKEFSLLEYLLRHANQILTKDKIISHVWDYDADVLPNTVEVYIGYLRHKIDQPFPKQPNLIHTIRGFGYKLGKTN, encoded by the coding sequence ATGAGAATTTTAGTCGTTGAAGACGAACATAAAATTGCCAACTCTATCAAACAGGGCTTAGAGCAGGAAAAGTATGCCGTTGATGTGGCTTACACCGGCACTGACGGTTTTGATCTGGCTTCCACGGAAGATTACGACATGATTATTCTTGACCTTTTACTGCCGGAAATTAATGGGTTGGAAATTTGTCACCGGCTTCGCCAGCAAAAAATTCATGCCCCGATTTTAATTTTAACCGCTAAAGGGCAGGTGAGCGACAAAGTTGAAGGGTTGGATAGCGGCGCCGATGATTATTTAACTAAACCCTTTGCCTTTGAAGAATTATTGGCCCGGATCCGGGCATTAATCCGGCGGCCGCATCATTCTAGCGGGACAACTTTAAGTGTAGAAGATTTAAACCTGAATGCCTTGACTTATGAAGTTACTCGGGGCGGTAAATCTATTCAATTATCCAGCAAAGAATTCAGCCTTTTAGAATACTTATTAAGGCATGCCAATCAGATACTGACCAAAGATAAAATTATCAGTCATGTTTGGGATTATGATGCCGATGTTTTACCTAATACCGTCGAAGTTTATATTGGCTATCTGCGCCACAAAATCGATCAACCCTTTCCTAAGCAACCAAACTTGATTCATACGATTAGAGGTTTCGGTTACAAATTAGGTAAAACCAATTAA
- a CDS encoding transcription elongation factor GreA — translation MNTIPFTQDGLDKISAERDKLTAERPEVVGNLQKAREMGDLSENGYYKESKARLGWLDGRLRYLNRLIKQAEIVKSGQVTLTDGKKTYEYKIVGGYESNPQEKTISYQSPLGRAILGKKAGETVKVQTPNGLVEYKILKISA, via the coding sequence ATGAATACAATTCCCTTTACCCAAGACGGATTAGATAAAATTAGTGCCGAAAGAGATAAGCTGACGGCCGAGCGGCCGGAAGTGGTCGGCAATTTGCAAAAAGCCCGGGAAATGGGCGATCTGTCCGAAAACGGCTACTACAAAGAATCAAAAGCCAGACTGGGATGGCTGGACGGCCGGTTAAGATATTTAAACCGGTTAATTAAACAGGCGGAAATTGTTAAAAGCGGCCAAGTGACGCTAACTGACGGGAAAAAGACTTATGAATACAAGATTGTCGGCGGTTACGAATCCAATCCGCAAGAAAAGACAATTTCCTACCAGTCGCCTCTTGGCAGGGCAATTTTGGGGAAAAAGGCCGGAGAAACAGTTAAGGTACAAACACCGAACGGCTTGGTGGAATATAAAATCTTAAAAATCAGCGCTTGA